In Deinococcus apachensis DSM 19763, the DNA window TCAACAAAACGAGCGCCGCCGTCTCCTATCCAGAGACGGCGGCACCACGAACAGAAGGGCTTAACGAGAGATGAAGCTGATCAGCAGCGCGAGCAGCATGAAGAATCCGCCCAACACGCTGGTGACACGGATCAGGCCGCCCTCCACGCCGCGCCCACCCAGCAGCGAGCCGCCAGACGCCATGCTGGCCGAGAGCCCGGCCTGCTTGGGCACCTGCAGCAGCACGAAGAACACGAGCCCCACGCAGACCAGGGCGAACAGGATGATGAACAGCGTCAGAATCATGGGTGACCTCTTGAGTTGGTGCCGGTGAGGGGACTCGAACCCCTACGGTTTCCCGCTCGATTTTGAGTCGAGTGCGTCTACCAATTCCGCCACACCGGCACATTTGCCCGGATTACGGGCCAGGCGGATGCTAGCGCGCCCGGGGTCCGGGGGTCAAACGGGGTGGGGGTCGGGCCGGGCGCCAATCCGCCCGCCCAGGTCACGCCGAAGCTGCGCGCCGGGAAAGTCCACCCGGCCAGCCAGGGCGTAGGCCCGGCCCAGTGCCCCGTTCAACGTGGGTGCGGTGGCGGTCACGGCCAGGACCCGGCCCCCGCTGCTTACAAGTTGCCCACCCTGCTCGGCGGTGCCCGCGTGGTAGATCACTTCACCCAGCCCAGGGTCGGGAAGACGCAGGGGGATGCCTTTCCGGGGCTCGCCGGGGTAGCCGGGCGCAGCCAGAATCACGACCGCGCTGGCCCCGTCCCGGAAGCGCACGCTGGTAGGGTCGAGGTGACCACGCGCCGCGTCGAGGGCGTGTCGGCCAAGGTCACTCTCCAGCAGCGGCAGCACCGCCTCGGCCTCGGGGTCGCCGAAGCGGGCGTTGAATTCGACGACTTTCGGCCCACTGGGCGTCAGCATCAGGCCCACGTACAGGACCCCCTTGAAGGGGTGACCCTCGGCCCGCATCCCGGCGAGGGTCGGTTCAATGATCCCGGCCCGGATACGTTCCGTGTCCGCTTCCGAAAGCGGGAAAGGGCAGATCACGCCCATGCCGCCCGTCATCGGGCCGGTGTCGCCCTCGAAGATCGTCTTGTGGTCCTGGCTGAGAGGGGTCAGTGCGTACCGGTCGCCGTCGGTCAGGGCCAGGACCGTGACCTCCTGCCCGGTCATGAATTCCTCCAGCACGGCCTGAGCGCCCTCCTGGCTGAAGATGTCGCGCAGGGCCGCCTCCGCCTCAGCGTGGGTTTGGGCGATGGTCACGCCCTTTCCAGCCCGCAGACCGGCGTCTTTCACCACAAGCGGGAGGGGTTGCGCGGCGGCGTGGGCGAGGGCCTCCTCCAAATCGTCAAAACTGCGGTGCGTGGCCGTCGGGATGCCGTGACGAAGCATGAAGGCCTTGCTCCAGGCCTTGTCCCCCTCCAGGCGGGCGGCGGCGCGGGTGGGGCCGAAGGCGGGCACGCCCCGCTCGCGGCAGGCGTCCACCAGCCCGGCGGCGAGGTAGGCTTCCGGCCCGACGATCACCACATCCACCCCCTCCCGCACAGCGAGGTCGGCGAGGGAGGCGGGGTCCTGGGGACTACCGAGCACACGCGCCTGGGCGGAGATGCCGGGGTTTCCGGGGGTACACAGAACCTCGTGACCCGCCCGGGCGCAGGCATCCACGATGGCGTGTTCGCGGCCCCCACCCCCCACCACGAGGACGCGCATCAGGCCTGCCCCCGGGCGGCGGCCCGCTGCCAGTAGCGCACCAGGCCCTGAACGCTCATCCAAGGGGGGCAGGCGAAATTGAAGCGGTCGGGGAGATCAGGACCCTCCCGCTCCAGGTCGTCCATCAGCGCCCCGGTGAAGTTCTCCGTGATCGCCTCCAGCCCCTCCCCGGCTTCCAGACCCTCGCGGACGCGGGCAGCGTCCTCCTCCATCGTGTCGAGCAGGCGGTCCCAGTGGGCGGCCTCCTGCGGATAGGCGCCGAAGTGCGCGAGGCGGAGGGTGCGCGCCTCTGCCGTGCGGAGGATGGCAATGCTCTCCCGCCAGGCGGTGAGGTTGATGTCGGGCGGCGGGGTGGGCGCGCGGGGGGTCTGGCGTATGTCGAGGCGAACGCCACCCACGTCCCCCACGCAGAGATCGTCGCCGACGAGGTAGGCGAGGTGGTGGACGGCGTGCCCGGGCGTGTAGAGCGGCAGCACCTCCATCCGGCCCAGGCGCAACGTCTCACCGCCCGAGAGCACCTTCAGCCGGTCCACGTCGATGGGCCGCATCTCGCCCCACAGCCTCCCCATCTGATCGCCGTAGATCTGCCCGGCGCTCGCCAGCAGCCGCTCGGGGCGCACGAGGTGCGCGGCGCCGCGCTCGTGGACATAGGCCCGTGCCCGGGGCACCCGCTCCAGGATGGTCCCCGCCGCCCCCGCGTGGTCGAGGTGGATATGCGTGAGGAGGAGATGCCGCACATCGGTGAGGGAGGCGCCCAGGTCGCCCAGCCCCGCCTCCAGCGCGCCCAGGGTGCTGCCCGGTCCCACGTCCACGAGGGCGAGGCCGTCACCCGTGTCGAGGACGTAGGCGGCGATCACGCCGGGCACGTCCTGAAAGTGGAGGTCGACGAGTTCGGGGCTGTTCACGCGTTTCCCGTCAGGCGGGCACCCGCGAGCAGGGCCGCCGCAACGTACTGCACCACCGCGAGCGCCCGGAGGGTCCCCACATTCGGCACCGACCGCAGCGGCCCCACGGAGAGCGCCAGGATCAGGGTCGCGCTGAGTACGATGAATGCCACCACCAGCCAGAGAGCCATGCGGGGAGTTTACCAGGGGTCAGCTGCCCGTCAGGACGTGTGAGGTTCCTGACAGAGAACGGCATCTAGGCTCCGGGGGCCTCTGTTTAATCCTGCCTTAAGGAGCATGACATGAACCGGACCCCCCTTTCCCTGCTTTCCCTCACTGCGGCCGCCCTGCTGCTGACCTCCCCGGCTGAAGCCCGCACCCTGGCCGAGATCAAAGCCAGCGGCGTGCTCCGCGTGGCGACCTCGGGCGACGTGCCCCCCTTCACGATGCTCGATGGCGAGCGCTACCGCGGCTACGAACCCGAGCTGCTCGAAGCGGTCGCCTCCAGCCTGGGGCTGAAGGTGAGCTACCAGGCCGCCACCCCCGACCAGTTCGTCCGCCTGCTTCGGGAGGACCGGGTAGACCTCGTCTTCGGCGCCCAGGGCATCACCAGCAC includes these proteins:
- the secG gene encoding preprotein translocase subunit SecG, with translation MILTLFIILFALVCVGLVFFVLLQVPKQAGLSASMASGGSLLGGRGVEGGLIRVTSVLGGFFMLLALLISFISR
- the purD gene encoding phosphoribosylamine--glycine ligase, with the translated sequence MRVLVVGGGGREHAIVDACARAGHEVLCTPGNPGISAQARVLGSPQDPASLADLAVREGVDVVIVGPEAYLAAGLVDACRERGVPAFGPTRAAARLEGDKAWSKAFMLRHGIPTATHRSFDDLEEALAHAAAQPLPLVVKDAGLRAGKGVTIAQTHAEAEAALRDIFSQEGAQAVLEEFMTGQEVTVLALTDGDRYALTPLSQDHKTIFEGDTGPMTGGMGVICPFPLSEADTERIRAGIIEPTLAGMRAEGHPFKGVLYVGLMLTPSGPKVVEFNARFGDPEAEAVLPLLESDLGRHALDAARGHLDPTSVRFRDGASAVVILAAPGYPGEPRKGIPLRLPDPGLGEVIYHAGTAEQGGQLVSSGGRVLAVTATAPTLNGALGRAYALAGRVDFPGAQLRRDLGGRIGARPDPHPV
- a CDS encoding MBL fold metallo-hydrolase, with product MNSPELVDLHFQDVPGVIAAYVLDTGDGLALVDVGPGSTLGALEAGLGDLGASLTDVRHLLLTHIHLDHAGAAGTILERVPRARAYVHERGAAHLVRPERLLASAGQIYGDQMGRLWGEMRPIDVDRLKVLSGGETLRLGRMEVLPLYTPGHAVHHLAYLVGDDLCVGDVGGVRLDIRQTPRAPTPPPDINLTAWRESIAILRTAEARTLRLAHFGAYPQEAAHWDRLLDTMEEDAARVREGLEAGEGLEAITENFTGALMDDLEREGPDLPDRFNFACPPWMSVQGLVRYWQRAAARGQA